One Prinia subflava isolate CZ2003 ecotype Zambia chromosome 9, Cam_Psub_1.2, whole genome shotgun sequence DNA segment encodes these proteins:
- the VWA2 gene encoding von Willebrand factor A domain-containing protein 2 isoform X1 — translation MQQEDKGRSYFCPSDKMNSLLKTPGKKMISCRFVTMNLLSFESICIFLLSQALLVLGMQQIHVGQEMIGKISAAGQLMQCSASLDVLFLLDGSYSIGKGGFERSKHFAGKLCDALDIHPDRVRVGMIQFSSTPHLEFSLDSYLTKQEVKDRIKRTVFRGGSTETGQALKYILHKGFPGGRNSSVPEVLIIISDGKSQGSTAMPAMQVKERHITVFAVGIKFPRWEELHVLASEPPERHLLFAGDAEDAANGLYSTLGDPVCTATAPGCKVESHPCERRTLETVKELAGNYVCWKGSKQPNAVQASLCPFIRWKRVLIKHPSRCFRTVCSDPCDSQPCQNGGTCVPEGLDRYHCLCLLGYGGDAHCAAKLSLECSVDLLFLLDSSAGVTLEGFLRFKAFLKRFLQAMVGQDSPLSVGVAQYDDSVVIAIEVGQHKDVFSLMKSIDALNFSGGRTLTGRALQYIAQHGFRSTPVFADVQDDLPRVVVLLTDSKSQDSVAEAAKYVKDQNLLLIGIGSSFMRAELTMVTGNPQQTIAYSDPQDLFNRMPELQRKICSVGSPEGCQAQSLDLAFAVDASSGVGLENFLHLRHFVRSSCLHFVINRDVTQIALVIYGSRAHTVFALDTHTSSSAVLQAIDQAPFLGDSASAGSALLHVYSDVMTVQKGARPGVNKVLVLLTNGAGMQDAAAPAQQLRHNGILVFVVIIGDTERDTLLRVAGSPTYLVHISSYEDLQYYQGLIIERICEEARTPVNLCKPSPCMNQGVCILGPGSYRCQCHGWEGPHCETRVVRGDSPRSPALPPRSHVQWSPRGLQPFSRALQHSKRQMDQRH, via the exons ATGCAGCAGGAAGATAAG GGCAGGAGTTACTTCTGCCCCTCAGACAAAATGAACTCATTACTCAAGACACCTGGGAAGAAAATGATCAGCTGCAG atttGTCACCATGAACCTCTTGTCATTTGAGTCCatctgcattttcctgctttcccaaG CTTTGCTGGTGTTAGGTATGCAACAAATCCACGTTGGCCAGGAGATGATTGGCAAGATCTCAGCTGCTGGCCAGT TGATGCAGTGCTCTGCCTCATTAGATGTCCTTTTCCTCCTGGATGGCTCCTACAGCATTGGCAAAGGAGGCTTTGAAAGGTCCAAGCACTTTGCAGGCAAGCTCTGTGATGCCTTGGACATCCATCCAGACAGG GTCCGTGTGGGAATGATACAGTTTAGCTCAACTCCCCACCTTGAATTCTCACTGGATTCTTATCTAACCAAACAAGAAGTGAAAGACAGAATCAAGAGGACTGTGTTCAG AGGTGGAAGCACAGAGACAGGTCAGGCTCTGAAGTACATCCTCCACAAGGGTTTCCCTGGTGGCAGAAACTCAAGTGTCCCTGAAGTCCTGATCATCATttcagatggaaagtcccagggcagcactgccatGCCTGCAATGCAGGTGAAGGAGAGACACATCACCGTTTTTGCAGTGGGAATCAAGTTTCCAAG GTGGGAGGAGCTGCACGTGCTGGCCAGCGAGCCCCCAGAGCGGCACCTGCTCTTTGCTGGAGATGCTGAGGATGCTGCCAACGGCCTGTACAGCACCCTGGGTGACCCTGTCTGCACTGCcactgctccag GCTGCAAAGTTGAGTCCCACCCTTGTGAACGCAGGACCCTGGAGACTGTGAAAGAGCTGGCTGGCAACTATGTGTGTTGGAAAGGCTCAAAGCAGCCCAATGCAGTGCAGGCTTCACTGTGCCCTTTCATCAG ATGGAAGCGAGTCTTGATCAAACACCCATCCAGATGCTTCCGAACTGTGTGTTCAG ACCCGTGTGACTCCCAGCCATGCCAGAATGGTGGCACCTGTGTCCCAGAGGGACTGGACAGATACCActgcctctgcctgctgggGTACGGAGGAGATGCCCACTGTG cagcaaagctgagccTCGAGTGCAGCGTGgatctccttttcctgctggacaGCTCAGCAGGGGTCACTCTGGAAGGGTTCCTGCGCTTCAAGGCCTTCCTCAAGAGATTCCTGCAGGCCATGGTAGGCCAGGACTCGCCCCTGAGTGTGGGGGTGGCCCAGTACGACGACAGTGTCGTGATAGCCATTGAAGTGGGCCAACACAAGGATGTGTTCAGTCTCATGAAGAGCATTGACGCCTTGAATTTCAGTGGAGGAAGAACCCTgacaggcagagccctgcagtaCATCGCACAGCACGGTTTTAGGAGTACCCCAGTCTTTGCAGACGTGCAGGATGATCTCCCACGTGTGGTTGTCCTGCTCACTGACTCCAAGTCCCAGGATTCGGTGGCAGAAGCCGCTAAGTATGTGAAGGACCAAAATCTCCTCTTGATTGGCATAGGCAGCAGCTtcatgagagcagagctgaCCATGGTGACTGGAAATCCACAGCAGACCATTGCGTACTCGGACCCTCAGGACCTGTTCAACAGGATGCcagaactgcagagaaaaatctgCAGTGTGGGCAGTCCTGAAG gctgccaggCCCAGTCTCTTGATTTGGCATTTGCTGTGGATGCCTCCTCTGGAGTTGGCCTGGAGAACTTTCTGCATCTGAGGCACTTTGTCAGGAGCAGCTGTTTGCACTTTGTCATCAACCGGGATGTCACCCAGATTGCCCTGGTGATCTATGGCAGCAGAGCTCACACCGTGTTTGCCTTGGACACCCACacaagcagctctgctgttctcCAGGCCATCGACCAGGCGCCTTTCCTTGGGGACTCAGcctctgctggcagtgccttGCTGCACGTCTACAGCGATGTCATGACTGTGCAGAAGGGAGCAAGGCCTGGTGTCAAcaaggtgctggtgctgctcaccaACGGGGCTGGCATGCaggatgcagctgccccagcccagcagctgaggCACAATGGCATCTTGGTGTTCGTGGTCATCATTGGGGACACGGAGAGGGACACTCTGCTGAGAGTGGCTGGGTCTCCCACCTACCTGGTGCACATCTCCTCTTATGAGGACCTGCAGTATTATCAAGGCCTTATCATCGAAAGGATCTGTGAAG AAGCAAGAACCCCTGTGAACCTGTGCAAGCCCAGCCCCTGCATGAACCAGGGCGTGTGCATCCTCGGGCCGGGGAGCTACCGCTGCCAGTGCCACGGCTGGGAAGGACCCCACTGTGAGACCA GAGTTGTCCGGGGTGATTCTCCAAGatctccagcccttcctccaCGTTCCCACGTGCAGTGGAGTCCGAGGGGCTTGCAGCCCTTCTCCAGAgccctccagcacagcaaaaggCAAATGGATCAGAGGCACTGA
- the VWA2 gene encoding von Willebrand factor A domain-containing protein 2 isoform X4: MNSLLKTPGKKMISCRFVTMNLLSFESICIFLLSQALLVLGMQQIHVGQEMIGKISAAGQLMQCSASLDVLFLLDGSYSIGKGGFERSKHFAGKLCDALDIHPDRVRVGMIQFSSTPHLEFSLDSYLTKQEVKDRIKRTVFRGGSTETGQALKYILHKGFPGGRNSSVPEVLIIISDGKSQGSTAMPAMQVKERHITVFAVGIKFPRWEELHVLASEPPERHLLFAGDAEDAANGLYSTLGDPVCTATAPGCKVESHPCERRTLETVKELAGNYVCWKGSKQPNAVQASLCPFIRWKRVLIKHPSRCFRTVCSDPCDSQPCQNGGTCVPEGLDRYHCLCLLGYGGDAHCAAKLSLECSVDLLFLLDSSAGVTLEGFLRFKAFLKRFLQAMVGQDSPLSVGVAQYDDSVVIAIEVGQHKDVFSLMKSIDALNFSGGRTLTGRALQYIAQHGFRSTPVFADVQDDLPRVVVLLTDSKSQDSVAEAAKYVKDQNLLLIGIGSSFMRAELTMVTGNPQQTIAYSDPQDLFNRMPELQRKICSVGSPEGCQAQSLDLAFAVDASSGVGLENFLHLRHFVRSSCLHFVINRDVTQIALVIYGSRAHTVFALDTHTSSSAVLQAIDQAPFLGDSASAGSALLHVYSDVMTVQKGARPGVNKVLVLLTNGAGMQDAAAPAQQLRHNGILVFVVIIGDTERDTLLRVAGSPTYLVHISSYEDLQYYQGLIIERICEEARTPVNLCKPSPCMNQGVCILGPGSYRCQCHGWEGPHCETRVVRGDSPRSPALPPRSHVQWSPRGLQPFSRALQHSKRQMDQRH, encoded by the exons ATGAACTCATTACTCAAGACACCTGGGAAGAAAATGATCAGCTGCAG atttGTCACCATGAACCTCTTGTCATTTGAGTCCatctgcattttcctgctttcccaaG CTTTGCTGGTGTTAGGTATGCAACAAATCCACGTTGGCCAGGAGATGATTGGCAAGATCTCAGCTGCTGGCCAGT TGATGCAGTGCTCTGCCTCATTAGATGTCCTTTTCCTCCTGGATGGCTCCTACAGCATTGGCAAAGGAGGCTTTGAAAGGTCCAAGCACTTTGCAGGCAAGCTCTGTGATGCCTTGGACATCCATCCAGACAGG GTCCGTGTGGGAATGATACAGTTTAGCTCAACTCCCCACCTTGAATTCTCACTGGATTCTTATCTAACCAAACAAGAAGTGAAAGACAGAATCAAGAGGACTGTGTTCAG AGGTGGAAGCACAGAGACAGGTCAGGCTCTGAAGTACATCCTCCACAAGGGTTTCCCTGGTGGCAGAAACTCAAGTGTCCCTGAAGTCCTGATCATCATttcagatggaaagtcccagggcagcactgccatGCCTGCAATGCAGGTGAAGGAGAGACACATCACCGTTTTTGCAGTGGGAATCAAGTTTCCAAG GTGGGAGGAGCTGCACGTGCTGGCCAGCGAGCCCCCAGAGCGGCACCTGCTCTTTGCTGGAGATGCTGAGGATGCTGCCAACGGCCTGTACAGCACCCTGGGTGACCCTGTCTGCACTGCcactgctccag GCTGCAAAGTTGAGTCCCACCCTTGTGAACGCAGGACCCTGGAGACTGTGAAAGAGCTGGCTGGCAACTATGTGTGTTGGAAAGGCTCAAAGCAGCCCAATGCAGTGCAGGCTTCACTGTGCCCTTTCATCAG ATGGAAGCGAGTCTTGATCAAACACCCATCCAGATGCTTCCGAACTGTGTGTTCAG ACCCGTGTGACTCCCAGCCATGCCAGAATGGTGGCACCTGTGTCCCAGAGGGACTGGACAGATACCActgcctctgcctgctgggGTACGGAGGAGATGCCCACTGTG cagcaaagctgagccTCGAGTGCAGCGTGgatctccttttcctgctggacaGCTCAGCAGGGGTCACTCTGGAAGGGTTCCTGCGCTTCAAGGCCTTCCTCAAGAGATTCCTGCAGGCCATGGTAGGCCAGGACTCGCCCCTGAGTGTGGGGGTGGCCCAGTACGACGACAGTGTCGTGATAGCCATTGAAGTGGGCCAACACAAGGATGTGTTCAGTCTCATGAAGAGCATTGACGCCTTGAATTTCAGTGGAGGAAGAACCCTgacaggcagagccctgcagtaCATCGCACAGCACGGTTTTAGGAGTACCCCAGTCTTTGCAGACGTGCAGGATGATCTCCCACGTGTGGTTGTCCTGCTCACTGACTCCAAGTCCCAGGATTCGGTGGCAGAAGCCGCTAAGTATGTGAAGGACCAAAATCTCCTCTTGATTGGCATAGGCAGCAGCTtcatgagagcagagctgaCCATGGTGACTGGAAATCCACAGCAGACCATTGCGTACTCGGACCCTCAGGACCTGTTCAACAGGATGCcagaactgcagagaaaaatctgCAGTGTGGGCAGTCCTGAAG gctgccaggCCCAGTCTCTTGATTTGGCATTTGCTGTGGATGCCTCCTCTGGAGTTGGCCTGGAGAACTTTCTGCATCTGAGGCACTTTGTCAGGAGCAGCTGTTTGCACTTTGTCATCAACCGGGATGTCACCCAGATTGCCCTGGTGATCTATGGCAGCAGAGCTCACACCGTGTTTGCCTTGGACACCCACacaagcagctctgctgttctcCAGGCCATCGACCAGGCGCCTTTCCTTGGGGACTCAGcctctgctggcagtgccttGCTGCACGTCTACAGCGATGTCATGACTGTGCAGAAGGGAGCAAGGCCTGGTGTCAAcaaggtgctggtgctgctcaccaACGGGGCTGGCATGCaggatgcagctgccccagcccagcagctgaggCACAATGGCATCTTGGTGTTCGTGGTCATCATTGGGGACACGGAGAGGGACACTCTGCTGAGAGTGGCTGGGTCTCCCACCTACCTGGTGCACATCTCCTCTTATGAGGACCTGCAGTATTATCAAGGCCTTATCATCGAAAGGATCTGTGAAG AAGCAAGAACCCCTGTGAACCTGTGCAAGCCCAGCCCCTGCATGAACCAGGGCGTGTGCATCCTCGGGCCGGGGAGCTACCGCTGCCAGTGCCACGGCTGGGAAGGACCCCACTGTGAGACCA GAGTTGTCCGGGGTGATTCTCCAAGatctccagcccttcctccaCGTTCCCACGTGCAGTGGAGTCCGAGGGGCTTGCAGCCCTTCTCCAGAgccctccagcacagcaaaaggCAAATGGATCAGAGGCACTGA
- the VWA2 gene encoding von Willebrand factor A domain-containing protein 2 isoform X2 has translation MQQEDKGRSYFCPSDKMNSLLKTPGKKMISCRFVTMNLLSFESICIFLLSQALLVLGMQQIHVGQEMIGKISAAGQLMQCSASLDVLFLLDGSYSIGKGGFERSKHFAGKLCDALDIHPDRVRVGMIQFSSTPHLEFSLDSYLTKQEVKDRIKRTVFRGGSTETGQALKYILHKGFPGGRNSSVPEVLIIISDGKSQGSTAMPAMQVKERHITVFAVGIKFPRWEELHVLASEPPERHLLFAGDAEDAANGLYSTLGDPVCTATAPGCKVESHPCERRTLETVKELAGNYVCWKGSKQPNAVQASLCPFIRWKRVLIKHPSRCFRTVCSDPCDSQPCQNGGTCVPEGLDRYHCLCLLGYGGDAHCAKLSLECSVDLLFLLDSSAGVTLEGFLRFKAFLKRFLQAMVGQDSPLSVGVAQYDDSVVIAIEVGQHKDVFSLMKSIDALNFSGGRTLTGRALQYIAQHGFRSTPVFADVQDDLPRVVVLLTDSKSQDSVAEAAKYVKDQNLLLIGIGSSFMRAELTMVTGNPQQTIAYSDPQDLFNRMPELQRKICSVGSPEGCQAQSLDLAFAVDASSGVGLENFLHLRHFVRSSCLHFVINRDVTQIALVIYGSRAHTVFALDTHTSSSAVLQAIDQAPFLGDSASAGSALLHVYSDVMTVQKGARPGVNKVLVLLTNGAGMQDAAAPAQQLRHNGILVFVVIIGDTERDTLLRVAGSPTYLVHISSYEDLQYYQGLIIERICEEARTPVNLCKPSPCMNQGVCILGPGSYRCQCHGWEGPHCETRVVRGDSPRSPALPPRSHVQWSPRGLQPFSRALQHSKRQMDQRH, from the exons ATGCAGCAGGAAGATAAG GGCAGGAGTTACTTCTGCCCCTCAGACAAAATGAACTCATTACTCAAGACACCTGGGAAGAAAATGATCAGCTGCAG atttGTCACCATGAACCTCTTGTCATTTGAGTCCatctgcattttcctgctttcccaaG CTTTGCTGGTGTTAGGTATGCAACAAATCCACGTTGGCCAGGAGATGATTGGCAAGATCTCAGCTGCTGGCCAGT TGATGCAGTGCTCTGCCTCATTAGATGTCCTTTTCCTCCTGGATGGCTCCTACAGCATTGGCAAAGGAGGCTTTGAAAGGTCCAAGCACTTTGCAGGCAAGCTCTGTGATGCCTTGGACATCCATCCAGACAGG GTCCGTGTGGGAATGATACAGTTTAGCTCAACTCCCCACCTTGAATTCTCACTGGATTCTTATCTAACCAAACAAGAAGTGAAAGACAGAATCAAGAGGACTGTGTTCAG AGGTGGAAGCACAGAGACAGGTCAGGCTCTGAAGTACATCCTCCACAAGGGTTTCCCTGGTGGCAGAAACTCAAGTGTCCCTGAAGTCCTGATCATCATttcagatggaaagtcccagggcagcactgccatGCCTGCAATGCAGGTGAAGGAGAGACACATCACCGTTTTTGCAGTGGGAATCAAGTTTCCAAG GTGGGAGGAGCTGCACGTGCTGGCCAGCGAGCCCCCAGAGCGGCACCTGCTCTTTGCTGGAGATGCTGAGGATGCTGCCAACGGCCTGTACAGCACCCTGGGTGACCCTGTCTGCACTGCcactgctccag GCTGCAAAGTTGAGTCCCACCCTTGTGAACGCAGGACCCTGGAGACTGTGAAAGAGCTGGCTGGCAACTATGTGTGTTGGAAAGGCTCAAAGCAGCCCAATGCAGTGCAGGCTTCACTGTGCCCTTTCATCAG ATGGAAGCGAGTCTTGATCAAACACCCATCCAGATGCTTCCGAACTGTGTGTTCAG ACCCGTGTGACTCCCAGCCATGCCAGAATGGTGGCACCTGTGTCCCAGAGGGACTGGACAGATACCActgcctctgcctgctgggGTACGGAGGAGATGCCCACTGTG caaagctgagccTCGAGTGCAGCGTGgatctccttttcctgctggacaGCTCAGCAGGGGTCACTCTGGAAGGGTTCCTGCGCTTCAAGGCCTTCCTCAAGAGATTCCTGCAGGCCATGGTAGGCCAGGACTCGCCCCTGAGTGTGGGGGTGGCCCAGTACGACGACAGTGTCGTGATAGCCATTGAAGTGGGCCAACACAAGGATGTGTTCAGTCTCATGAAGAGCATTGACGCCTTGAATTTCAGTGGAGGAAGAACCCTgacaggcagagccctgcagtaCATCGCACAGCACGGTTTTAGGAGTACCCCAGTCTTTGCAGACGTGCAGGATGATCTCCCACGTGTGGTTGTCCTGCTCACTGACTCCAAGTCCCAGGATTCGGTGGCAGAAGCCGCTAAGTATGTGAAGGACCAAAATCTCCTCTTGATTGGCATAGGCAGCAGCTtcatgagagcagagctgaCCATGGTGACTGGAAATCCACAGCAGACCATTGCGTACTCGGACCCTCAGGACCTGTTCAACAGGATGCcagaactgcagagaaaaatctgCAGTGTGGGCAGTCCTGAAG gctgccaggCCCAGTCTCTTGATTTGGCATTTGCTGTGGATGCCTCCTCTGGAGTTGGCCTGGAGAACTTTCTGCATCTGAGGCACTTTGTCAGGAGCAGCTGTTTGCACTTTGTCATCAACCGGGATGTCACCCAGATTGCCCTGGTGATCTATGGCAGCAGAGCTCACACCGTGTTTGCCTTGGACACCCACacaagcagctctgctgttctcCAGGCCATCGACCAGGCGCCTTTCCTTGGGGACTCAGcctctgctggcagtgccttGCTGCACGTCTACAGCGATGTCATGACTGTGCAGAAGGGAGCAAGGCCTGGTGTCAAcaaggtgctggtgctgctcaccaACGGGGCTGGCATGCaggatgcagctgccccagcccagcagctgaggCACAATGGCATCTTGGTGTTCGTGGTCATCATTGGGGACACGGAGAGGGACACTCTGCTGAGAGTGGCTGGGTCTCCCACCTACCTGGTGCACATCTCCTCTTATGAGGACCTGCAGTATTATCAAGGCCTTATCATCGAAAGGATCTGTGAAG AAGCAAGAACCCCTGTGAACCTGTGCAAGCCCAGCCCCTGCATGAACCAGGGCGTGTGCATCCTCGGGCCGGGGAGCTACCGCTGCCAGTGCCACGGCTGGGAAGGACCCCACTGTGAGACCA GAGTTGTCCGGGGTGATTCTCCAAGatctccagcccttcctccaCGTTCCCACGTGCAGTGGAGTCCGAGGGGCTTGCAGCCCTTCTCCAGAgccctccagcacagcaaaaggCAAATGGATCAGAGGCACTGA
- the VWA2 gene encoding von Willebrand factor A domain-containing protein 2 isoform X3, producing the protein MERIPRLWLLLWGSQRCSRKIRFVTMNLLSFESICIFLLSQALLVLGMQQIHVGQEMIGKISAAGQLMQCSASLDVLFLLDGSYSIGKGGFERSKHFAGKLCDALDIHPDRVRVGMIQFSSTPHLEFSLDSYLTKQEVKDRIKRTVFRGGSTETGQALKYILHKGFPGGRNSSVPEVLIIISDGKSQGSTAMPAMQVKERHITVFAVGIKFPRWEELHVLASEPPERHLLFAGDAEDAANGLYSTLGDPVCTATAPGCKVESHPCERRTLETVKELAGNYVCWKGSKQPNAVQASLCPFIRWKRVLIKHPSRCFRTVCSDPCDSQPCQNGGTCVPEGLDRYHCLCLLGYGGDAHCAAKLSLECSVDLLFLLDSSAGVTLEGFLRFKAFLKRFLQAMVGQDSPLSVGVAQYDDSVVIAIEVGQHKDVFSLMKSIDALNFSGGRTLTGRALQYIAQHGFRSTPVFADVQDDLPRVVVLLTDSKSQDSVAEAAKYVKDQNLLLIGIGSSFMRAELTMVTGNPQQTIAYSDPQDLFNRMPELQRKICSVGSPEGCQAQSLDLAFAVDASSGVGLENFLHLRHFVRSSCLHFVINRDVTQIALVIYGSRAHTVFALDTHTSSSAVLQAIDQAPFLGDSASAGSALLHVYSDVMTVQKGARPGVNKVLVLLTNGAGMQDAAAPAQQLRHNGILVFVVIIGDTERDTLLRVAGSPTYLVHISSYEDLQYYQGLIIERICEEARTPVNLCKPSPCMNQGVCILGPGSYRCQCHGWEGPHCETRVVRGDSPRSPALPPRSHVQWSPRGLQPFSRALQHSKRQMDQRH; encoded by the exons ATGGAGAGGATTCCCAGGCTGTGGCTTCTCCTTTGGGGCTCACAGAGATGCAGCAGGAAGATAAG atttGTCACCATGAACCTCTTGTCATTTGAGTCCatctgcattttcctgctttcccaaG CTTTGCTGGTGTTAGGTATGCAACAAATCCACGTTGGCCAGGAGATGATTGGCAAGATCTCAGCTGCTGGCCAGT TGATGCAGTGCTCTGCCTCATTAGATGTCCTTTTCCTCCTGGATGGCTCCTACAGCATTGGCAAAGGAGGCTTTGAAAGGTCCAAGCACTTTGCAGGCAAGCTCTGTGATGCCTTGGACATCCATCCAGACAGG GTCCGTGTGGGAATGATACAGTTTAGCTCAACTCCCCACCTTGAATTCTCACTGGATTCTTATCTAACCAAACAAGAAGTGAAAGACAGAATCAAGAGGACTGTGTTCAG AGGTGGAAGCACAGAGACAGGTCAGGCTCTGAAGTACATCCTCCACAAGGGTTTCCCTGGTGGCAGAAACTCAAGTGTCCCTGAAGTCCTGATCATCATttcagatggaaagtcccagggcagcactgccatGCCTGCAATGCAGGTGAAGGAGAGACACATCACCGTTTTTGCAGTGGGAATCAAGTTTCCAAG GTGGGAGGAGCTGCACGTGCTGGCCAGCGAGCCCCCAGAGCGGCACCTGCTCTTTGCTGGAGATGCTGAGGATGCTGCCAACGGCCTGTACAGCACCCTGGGTGACCCTGTCTGCACTGCcactgctccag GCTGCAAAGTTGAGTCCCACCCTTGTGAACGCAGGACCCTGGAGACTGTGAAAGAGCTGGCTGGCAACTATGTGTGTTGGAAAGGCTCAAAGCAGCCCAATGCAGTGCAGGCTTCACTGTGCCCTTTCATCAG ATGGAAGCGAGTCTTGATCAAACACCCATCCAGATGCTTCCGAACTGTGTGTTCAG ACCCGTGTGACTCCCAGCCATGCCAGAATGGTGGCACCTGTGTCCCAGAGGGACTGGACAGATACCActgcctctgcctgctgggGTACGGAGGAGATGCCCACTGTG cagcaaagctgagccTCGAGTGCAGCGTGgatctccttttcctgctggacaGCTCAGCAGGGGTCACTCTGGAAGGGTTCCTGCGCTTCAAGGCCTTCCTCAAGAGATTCCTGCAGGCCATGGTAGGCCAGGACTCGCCCCTGAGTGTGGGGGTGGCCCAGTACGACGACAGTGTCGTGATAGCCATTGAAGTGGGCCAACACAAGGATGTGTTCAGTCTCATGAAGAGCATTGACGCCTTGAATTTCAGTGGAGGAAGAACCCTgacaggcagagccctgcagtaCATCGCACAGCACGGTTTTAGGAGTACCCCAGTCTTTGCAGACGTGCAGGATGATCTCCCACGTGTGGTTGTCCTGCTCACTGACTCCAAGTCCCAGGATTCGGTGGCAGAAGCCGCTAAGTATGTGAAGGACCAAAATCTCCTCTTGATTGGCATAGGCAGCAGCTtcatgagagcagagctgaCCATGGTGACTGGAAATCCACAGCAGACCATTGCGTACTCGGACCCTCAGGACCTGTTCAACAGGATGCcagaactgcagagaaaaatctgCAGTGTGGGCAGTCCTGAAG gctgccaggCCCAGTCTCTTGATTTGGCATTTGCTGTGGATGCCTCCTCTGGAGTTGGCCTGGAGAACTTTCTGCATCTGAGGCACTTTGTCAGGAGCAGCTGTTTGCACTTTGTCATCAACCGGGATGTCACCCAGATTGCCCTGGTGATCTATGGCAGCAGAGCTCACACCGTGTTTGCCTTGGACACCCACacaagcagctctgctgttctcCAGGCCATCGACCAGGCGCCTTTCCTTGGGGACTCAGcctctgctggcagtgccttGCTGCACGTCTACAGCGATGTCATGACTGTGCAGAAGGGAGCAAGGCCTGGTGTCAAcaaggtgctggtgctgctcaccaACGGGGCTGGCATGCaggatgcagctgccccagcccagcagctgaggCACAATGGCATCTTGGTGTTCGTGGTCATCATTGGGGACACGGAGAGGGACACTCTGCTGAGAGTGGCTGGGTCTCCCACCTACCTGGTGCACATCTCCTCTTATGAGGACCTGCAGTATTATCAAGGCCTTATCATCGAAAGGATCTGTGAAG AAGCAAGAACCCCTGTGAACCTGTGCAAGCCCAGCCCCTGCATGAACCAGGGCGTGTGCATCCTCGGGCCGGGGAGCTACCGCTGCCAGTGCCACGGCTGGGAAGGACCCCACTGTGAGACCA GAGTTGTCCGGGGTGATTCTCCAAGatctccagcccttcctccaCGTTCCCACGTGCAGTGGAGTCCGAGGGGCTTGCAGCCCTTCTCCAGAgccctccagcacagcaaaaggCAAATGGATCAGAGGCACTGA